One Dermacentor silvarum isolate Dsil-2018 chromosome 10, BIME_Dsil_1.4, whole genome shotgun sequence genomic window carries:
- the LOC119431098 gene encoding uncharacterized protein LOC119431098, with translation MEMPEAQPYRVAVANTSGGVEYRSVLFAGESPPKRLVCADCRTVSATDPRYARRGDVVCRDCALNSSRAGSPRGDGDDAAVAAGEAGPPSTAGGRLPPPQPFVAGDAELLGDLEVLCAYAGLNCDFKGKLGILSSHLSFTCTRHIVECPRCGQRVVHRDIRRHVESNACSSESTTAPTMEDYDPALVWAPVFLNWEPVLASRTNSGPTSPPPVVSEPTPVHRSWSGPRAHGKRASVPAQVRQGSQALTGTLLVRFPDITSTSGAGREIAKPAACPVDSSRVVEFLGSDQLVLDGFLLTMRAALFYDCADVSGLASSSTSLRKFVVFDLLALDVAGAKGDHEPSGHCRWPPARVVVLTLNGFHGVDSGNLVLRAGVPSGDLRWAKGGGWTKVAVTESIDAEVVRTKFLAVGVVDVTVEFT, from the exons ATGGAGATGCCCGAAGCGCAGCCGTATCGCGTGGCTGTCGCGAACACCTCGGGCGGCGTGGAGTACCGTTCCGTCCTGTTCGCCGGGGAGTCGCCGCCCAAACGCCTCGTCTGCGCCGACTGTCGCACCGTGTCGGCGACCGATCCTCGGTACGCGAGGCGCGGCGACGTCGTGTGCCGCGACTGCGCGCTAAACTCGTCCCGCGCCGGCAGTCCTCGGGGTGACGGCGACGACGCAGCGGTCGCCGCCGGTGAAGCTGGGCCCCCCAGCACTGCAGGTGGGCGGCTACCGCCACCTCAGCCATTCGTCGCCGGCGACGCCGAGCTCCTCGGCGACCTCGAG GTGTTGTGCGCCTACGCCGGCCTCAACTGTGACTTTAAAGGAAAGCTCGGCATTCTCTCCAGCCACCTTTCCTTCACGTGCACCCGCCACATAGTCGAGTGTCCCAGATGCGGCCAGCGGGTCGTGCACAGGGACATCCGGCGCCACGTCGAGTCGAACGCTTGTTCATCCGAGAGCACGACGGCACCGACCATGGAAGACTACGACCCCGCGCTCGTTTGGGCACCGGTGTTCCTTAACTGGGAACCGGTGCTCGCATCGAGGACGAATTCCGGCCCCACGAGTCCACCGCCCGTCGTCTCGGAACCAACCCCGGTCCACCGAAGCTGGTCGGGTCCCAGAGCGCACGGAAAACGAGCCTCCGTGCCAGCTCAGGTTCGACAAGGAAGCCAAGCCCTGACTGGCACTCTGTTAGTGAGGTTTCCCGACATCACCTCGACCAGTGGCGCGGGCCGTGAGATAGCGAAGCCAGCGGCCTGTCCGGTGGACAGTTCTCGCGTGGTCGAGTTCCTCGGCAGCGACCAGTTGGTGCTGGACGGCTTCTTGCTCACGATGCGCGCCGCGCTGTTCTACGATTGTGCCGACGTCAGCGGCCTGGCTTCGTCGTCCACTTCGTTGAGGAAGTTTGTCGTCTTCGACCTGCTTGCTCTGGATGTCGCCGGCGCGAAGGGCGACCACGAGCCCAGTGGCCATTGCAGGTGGCCGCCCGCGAGAGTGGTCGTCCTGACCCTCAACGGTTTTCACGGGGTCGACAGTGGCAACCTGGTGCTTCGCGCTGGCGTCCCTTCCGGCGACCTGCGGTGGGCGAAGGGTGGCGGCTGGACCAAAGTGGCTGTCACCGAATCCATCGACGCGGAGGTCGTCCGGACGAAGTTCCTGGCTGTTGGCGTCGTTGACGTCACCGTTGAGTTCACAtga